In bacterium, the DNA window ATTGCCAAAAGCCCGGAAGATACTTTCTCCAGTGAGTCGCAGTATAAGATAGGAGAGAGCTATGAAAAGATGGGCAATAATGACCTTGCGCAGGAGGCTTTTCAGAAGATACTCCAGAAGTATCCCCAGTCAATAGCTGCAGCCAGAATCCACCTGAGAGACGGAATTTTGCTTGAAGAAAAGAAGGATTATAAAAAGGCAATAGAAAAATACAGATTAGCTACAAATTTAGCCCGCAACGAAGTAGGAGCGGAAGCGCAGAAGAGAATAGGTGACTGTTACTATTTCCGGAAAGATTACCACAATGCTATGGTTGAATATTTGAAGGTAGTATATCTCTATGACAAATACACGTACTTTGCTGCCCCTGCGCAATATATGGCTGGAGAATCTAACGGTAAAGAAAGGTTCTGGGAGGAAGCGAGGAAAGCTTATAAGAAGGTCATAGAGAATTATCCGGAAACCGAGTGGGCGAAGAAAGCACAAACAGAACTGGAGAGGATAGCCGATAAATAGTATGCCGATAAGAAAAATTATCTTTTTCATAGGAATCTTGATTTTTCTCTTTTTATGCAAACCCAATGCAGGGGCGGAAGCAGAGAAGCCAACTGAGGAGAAGCCTGCCTTCGAGCTACCGGAAGTGGTAATTATCGGAGAAGACCAGTCCAGAGTAATCATAGGTGGTGAAAGGCAGCCACTCATTGATCAGCCTTTTCTGAAAAAGGTGGAAGTTGGTCTGGAGCCAATGGCAAAAATCTCTCCTCTATCCTTTCCTCCGAGGAAGGAAAACATTATTGATTTCAGTTTTGCTTACGGGAGTTTCGACGCTTTAAAGGCTAACCTCAGTTACGGTAGACAGATTGGGGACAAAACTTACTATCTCCTTGGTATAGGAAAATACAAGACAGACGGAGAATTTCCTGGCAGGCGGTATAACCAGGATAGCGCGTTTTTAGAATTGGGATTCAAGCCTGTTGAAAAGCTCGATTTGAAAATTGCAACTTCTGGTCTCCTGAAAGATTATCGCTTGTCCAATTCTGCCATTACTCAAAATCTAGACCTATTCAACGTGGAATTAGGAATGGAGGGGAGAATAAGAGAAGGGAGCAATCTGGGATGTCAGTTCTTTGGTCAAATAGCAAACTTAAAGAATAACGATAAAGCCAAAAGTGAAATAGGGGGAGCCAGATTACAGGCGAGGATTGGTCTGACGGAAAGGAACTTACTGAACCTGGAAGCGCAACTTTATCAGGAGAGTCTTAGATTAGGTGGTGATAGGAGGCGTTACTCAATCAGTTACATTTCTCTGAGTGACGAATTTCTTCTCTTTGAAAGACTATGGGTTAACCTGGGACTGGAATACAAAGAGAAGAGTAAGCCCCTTACCTCATATCTTTATCCCACAGGCAGACTCTCTTACGAGCTGGTTCCCAATTTTAACCTCTGGGTAAAATATAAGCCAGAAATGGCAGTTCCCCTCTTCGATGAACTCTATATAGACAATGACTATACAGAGGTTAATTTAGACCTTCTTCCTCAGAAAAGAAAATTTTCTCTGGAGGAAGGTATGGAGTATAAACTCAGAGAGAACCTCTCTGGCAACATCTCCTTCTTTCAGAGGAGATTTAGAAATTTCATTGCTCTTTCCGACAATGGCATGATAGGAAGTTGGCAAAATATCTCCAACGTATATTCAGAAGGCGTGGAAGCATCCCTTGTTTACACCCCAACGGATAATTTTACTCAGACCTTGAGATATGTATATGAGAGAATAGAGGATGAAGACCAACCCGATGAGAAAGTGCCGTATAGACCCTTTCATTCTCTCAAAATTTCGTCACTCTATTCCTATAAGCCGTTAAGTGTAGTTCTATCAATCCTAATGCAAAGCGAAAGATATTACAATCGCTATCAATCTTTGCCCTTCTACTGGACGCTGGAAACAGAAATCTCCTATCGCGTAGCAAAGCAGCTTCTTATTTTTGTTCAAGGAGAGAATTTACTGCAGGAGAAGTATGCTGAGAGGTTCGGTTATCCGCTTGACCATAGTAAATTTTTTGGAGGGTTGAAACTAAAATTCTAACCGGAAGTAAAAGGAGTAGCGAAACTTGTTTCGCGATTAGTTGACGCAGAGCCAGCTCTGCTACTCCTATTCCAAAAGGAGGCTAAAATGCTGAACTATTTTTTACGCGGGGGAATAATGATGTATCCTCTTTTTATTGCTTCGGTTTTGGCTCTGGCGATAATCATCAACAAGTTGCAAGTTCTTTCGCGAGCGAAAACTGGCGAGAGGGAGCTAATGGGTAGAATTAAGGGACTGGTTGATCAAAAGAGGGTTGAACAAGCAGTAGCTGTCTGTAACAATTCCAAGGGGCCAGTTGCTTCCATATTGAAGGCAGGCTTGTCCCAGTATGACAAGGGGCAGAAAACAATGGAAGTTGCATTTGAAACGCAGGCTTCAGAAGAAGTTCCTCGCCTGGAAAACTATCTGCCTGCTCTGGCCACCATTGCCGCAGTATCCACTTTGATGGGGTTTACTGGCACAGTCTTAGGAATGATTCGCGCTTTCGATTCCATTGCTGCTGCCAGCGCCACTTCTCCGGCGATTGTAGCTTCAGGCATTTCCGAAGCGCTGATTACCACTGCCACCGGGTTACTCATTGCTATTCCCACACTTCTTTTCTATCGATATTTTGTCCATCGCGTGGATAGATTTGTTTCTGAGGTTGAGAGATACTGCAGAGAAGTGATTAGAATTTTAATTCCTGGTTAGGTTGGTGCTCTTTTGGGCGCCGGAGTCTGGAATTCCCGATTTCATCGGGAGAGGAAGAATAACCCCCGATTTCATCGGGGGGACTCCAGGGTGACCCTGATGTATCGGGGGCACTGTAAACAGTGCCCCCGACCAGATAAGGAGGCAAAGAAAATGCAATTCAGAAGACCAAGAACTCTCAGCACGCATCTCGATATCGCGCCAATGGCCGACGTCGTATTTCTACTCCTAATTTTCTTTATGTTATCTACTTCTTTTGTTGTTCAGCCAGGCATCCAGGTTAGATTACCCAAGGCAGTTACTTCCGAAATTCAGTTGAAGAAAGACCTCGTCTTAACGATTACTGCCGAGAACATACTCTTTTTGAACGAAGAACCGGTTACCCTGGATGGGCTGGGAGAAGCATTGCAGGCTGCTTTTGCCCAGAGGAAAGACAGATTGTTGATTATTAAAGCCGACCAGGAAGTTAAACATGGCCTGGTGGTGCATGCAATGGATATTGCAAAACTGAACGGAGCTGATAGATTAGCGATTGCCACAGAACCAAAGTTGCTGTGAGTTTCGGGAGAAAAGAATGTTTGCAGATCGCAATTTCCGGCTTTCACTAGTTATTTCTTTCATATTGCATTTGTTAATGCTGATATATATTCCCATAACCCAGCGCCATAGACCTCCGGTTAGATTTGTGGAGGTCTCTTTAGTTTCATTTCCGGCGATAAGACCCACTGAACCCGGTTACCCAAAGGCTTTGGCTCTTGCTCGACCGAGGACTGATATCCGTCCTGCTCCGGGAGTAGATGTGTGGACGCCAGGAGAGGGAGAGCCACTGGCAATTCTGGGCCCGGAAACGAAGATTACCCTATCAGAAGTCCCCGCGCCTGAGCCCGAATTGGGAGAGAAAATATCGATGCTGCCGGGTGAAGGCAGGTTCACCATGGAAGGAGTTAAAATTACGCCCGGAGTTCACGATAGAGGCGGCATTTTTGTGGGAAAGGGTGAGGCCCAAGAGTTTGCCATAACCGGTCCAGTCTCTCGTAGAGGAATTGTCCGGCGCGTTTATCCACAATATCCAAAGTGGGCAGAAGAGGCAGGGGTGAGTGGAGAAGTCCGCTTAAAGTTCTGGGTCCTGCCTGACGGATTAGTCAATAGAGTAGAGGTAACCCAGACTACGGGATATCCTGACCTGGACCAGATTGCCAGCCAGGCGATGAAGAAATGGCTCTTCGAGCCACTTTCTCCCAAGGAGAAGAAGATAGTCCAGTGGGGAACAATCACCCTCAAATTCAAACTGGAATAACGAAAATCAGACCCGGTGACTTAAGATGTATCTATTAGGGTTAATTGGGAGTTGCAAAGGAATGGGACTCTTAGCTAATGCCGAAGGGGGGACTTGAACCCCCAAGGGCTCTCGCCCACACGGCCCTGAACCGTGCGTGTTTGCCAATTTCACCACTTCGGCATAATTTCAGAATAATTTTAATTTAGCATGGAGAAAAAGTCAAGCCCAAACTTATGTTCGGGCTTTTTTATTTGCAAAAAGGAATCTATTTTGGTATAATTTAAAAAATGAAAAAAATCATAAGTACAAACAAAAAGGCTTTACACGAATATGAAATTTTAGAGACCTATGAGTCGGGAATTGTTTTAGTTGGCTCGGAAGTAAAGTCTTTGCGGGAAGGAAAAGCGGCTTTGAAGGGTGGTTTTGGTCTCATAGAAGGAGAAGAGGCATTCCTTTATAATGTACATATAAGCCCATATGAAAAATCCTCGACAAAGGATTACGACCCGAAGCGAAAGAGGAAGTTGCTTTTGCATAAGCATGAGATAAAAAGATTGATGGGCAGAGTTCAACAAAGAGGCTTGACTTTGGTCCCTTTAGAGATGTATTTTAAAAGGGGAAATGCGAAGGTTTCTCTTGGCCTTGCCAGGGGGAAAAAGACATATGATAAGAGAGAAGCATTAAAGAGGCGTGAAGCCGAGAGAGAAGTAAGAAGGTCGATGAAAGATAGATATAAATAAAGGGGGCGATCAGGTTTCGACAGGGATAGAGGAGGCAAGGACGGCAGGTCGAGGTTTGTCGAAGGCTCGTTAATCAATCGACAACAAAACTAAGTGCTGACACTACTAAGTTAGCATTAGCCGCGTAAGCGGACACGCTCACCTCTTTTTGCCCATTGGATGGGGATGAGTGTCAGAGAGATGGGATAGTTCCGGCTTTTGCCTTGGAAGTCGGGATGAGATTTAAAGGCTGCTCCGTCTCGAATCCTGTCTTTGGGTAATAAGGCGGGGGAGATTCCAAACAAAGACTAAACCTGTAGATGTCCTGCTGAAATATTTCTGGACGCGGGTTCGATCAAAGGGTCGACTCCCGAAGTAATTCGGGATGCAAAACCTGGCTTACATCAGGGAAACCCTAATCCTGATAATACAGGAAAGGGTAATCCTGAGGGGCGAAAGCCCTGCAGAGACTGCAATGATAGGAGGTGATATCGTTGGGCGAAATTGAACCAGCGATAAATCTATGCCTTCTATAATACGTCAGGCTCCCCGATTGGGGATGAAGAGATAGTCCATACCACTTAGAAATAAGTGGGGTATATGTCCCGCCGCCTCCACCAAAATCATAGGCAGAGATATGAACAGGAAATCAAAAATACTCATAATTGATGATGACCCCGATGCTCTAGAGACAATGACAGCAGTACTGGAAACTCGCGATTACCAGGTATTGACGGCCCTTTCGGGATTGGAAGGGATTAGTAAGGCAAGCAAGGAGAAGCCCGACCTCATTATGATGGACGTATTGATGCCTGAAGTTGATGGATTTGCTACCTGCAAGATGATTAAAGAAAATGAAGAAATTAAAAATATTCCTGTAATTCTTCTCACAGGTACAGGAATGGTTGGCGATATGGAAAAGGGCTTTGCAGCCGGGGCTAGTGACTTTATGATTAAGCCAATCGATTGGGATGCACTTTTCTTAAAGATTAAAAAATTAATCCCATAATAAAACAATCAGGTAGATTGCTCTTTCAAGTGATGAAAAGAGAAAAATTGGAGTCCTCCCGAAAGGGAGGAATGACTCCCGATTTCATCGGAGAGAGGAATAACCTTGCTTTCGCAAGGACTCCAGCCAAACATGTTGGTTGCCCTTTCGGAATGACGAGAATCTAGACTGAAATTTGACTATAGAGAAAAGTAGTGAGGTGTAGTTGAAAAAATTATTTCTATGCGGGTTAATATTGATTTTCTGTTTCTCCCTTGCCTCAGCACAGGAGCAGCTGGCTAAGATTGAAGTGGTTACTGCCGAGAAGACTTATAGCGATATCGACTTACTTTTGATTGCGGGAATGGGTTATCTGAAAATCAATGATGTGGCCGAGGTATTTGATGGGAAAGTCGATTTTGACCCGGTTAAGAATAAGGCAAGTTTAGAATTGAGTCAGGGGAAGGTAGAATTTTTTGTTGATAGCACTGAAGTAATTATCGACAATATTAAACGCAAGATGAAAAAGGAAACCAAAATTATTGAAGGAAGAGTATGGATTCCCCTGGAAGTTGTGGTTACTAAGGCATTTGGCGAGGTACTTGGTGGACAGGTATCCTGGGATTATGCGGGCAAAACTTTGTCTACTGTGGAGAAGATGCCTGGTGCTCCTCTAAAAGAAGAAGAGGAAGAGGTTCCTCCTCCAGAACCCGAAATAACTGCACCTGTCTCGCCCGTGGAAGGAGTGAAGAAGCAAAGAGTTAGAACTATCGTGATTGACCCGGGACATGGAGGCAAAGACCCGGGGGCAATCGGCCCTCGGGGTACCAAGGAGAAGGACGTGGTGCTGAGAATAGCCCATAAGTTAGCTAAAGAGTTACATAAGAATCTGAAAACAAGAGTTATCTTAACCAGGTACCACGACGTTTTTCTGCCCCTTGCCGACAGAACTGCCATAGCTAACCAGCAGAAGGCTGACCTGTTTATCAGCATTCACTGCAATGCTTCCCTGAAGTCGCGTACTAAAGGTTTTGAGGTCTACTTCCTGTCTGATGAAGTATCTGATGAAGAGGCACAAGCAGTAGCCAATATGGAGAATGCAGTAATGGCTTTAGAAGAGAGAACAGAAGAGAGAAATGAGTTATCTTCCATCCTGTGGTCATTAACTATGAATGAATTTATGAATGAGTCAAGTGAGCTTTGTTCGCTCATCTGTTCCGAAGTCGACAGAAAATTAAGAGATGTGGAGAACAGAGGGGTTAAACAGGCCGGTTTCACGGTTTTGCGGGGAGCTAAGATGCCGGCTATTCTTGTGGAAGCAGCGTTTATTTCCAATCGCTCGGGAGAAAGAAGGCTGAAAAGCAGCAAATTTCAGAAAAGTGTAGTGGAATCCATCTGTACGGGGGTAAAAGAATACAAGGAATGGGTGGAGAGGTGGTAAACATAGGAGGGGAAATGGTAGAAAAGCCAGTCGGGGTATTTGACTCAGGCGTTGGCGGATTGACTGTTGTTAGCCAGTTATTCAGGATTCTTCCCCAAGAGGATATTATCTACTTTGGCGATACAGCACATCTCCCTTACGGTTCCAAGTCTAAAGAGGCAGTCACTCACTACTCTTTAGATATTGCAAATTTTCTAAAAACACAAAAAGTAAAGATTATCATAGTGGCTTGTAATACCGCCTCATCTTTCGCCCTTTCTTCGTTGAAAGAAAATATAGAGACTCCCGTCATTGGTGTAATAGAACCCGGTGCTCGGGCTGCAATAGATGCTACCAGAAATTTCAAGATAGGGATTATCGGGACAGAAGGAACAATAAAAAGTAGAGCATTTGAGGAAGCTCTCAAGAAGATAGACAAAAATGTAAAAGTATTTTCTCAAGCCTGCCCGTTATTTGTTCCTCTTGTTGAGGAAGGTTGGCTTGACAAACCTGAGACTTCGCAGATTGCCGAAAAATATCTATCTCCTCTAAAAGATAAGGACATAGATACTCTCATTTTGGGATGCACTCATTATCCGCTTTTAAAGGAGCTCCTGTCGAGAATAATGGGACAGGAAATTTCTCTTATAGATACTGCTGAAGCTACAGCTAAGGCTGTAAAAAGAATGCTCGAGGAGAAAAAATTGTTGAGAAAGGGAAATCGTAAAGCAGTATATAAATTTTTTGTCAGCGATGACCCGGAGAAGTTTCTGCAGCTTGGCAGGAGGTTTCTGGGAAAGAGTATGGATAAGGCGGAAAGAGTTAATCTGGCGGAGATGGGGTAAACGATGTACGAAGTTATGGTGGAGGGAAGTTTTTCCGCGGCGCATAATTTACGGGGCTACAGGAAAAAATGCGAGAAATTGCATGGTCACAATTGGAAAGTAGAAGTTGGAATTCGTGGAGAAAAGTTGGATAAAACTGGTATGTTGATAGATTTCAGAGAGGTGAAAGATTATCTGGAAAGGATTATGGGAAAACTAGACCATAAATATTTAAATGAAATTTCGCATTTTAAAGTGACTAATCCGACTTCTGAAAACATCGCCAGGTTTATTTACAATGAGTTAAAATCCCGGTTGAAAGGTTCTCTCTATATGGTGAGCAAAGTGACTGTGTGGGAGAGCGACACCACTTCTGCAACTTATTTTCAGGACAAGAAAAATGTTGAATAGATTGAGCATCAGAACGCACTCGCGATCGGAATTAATGGATATAACGCCTCTGGTAAGGGATATAGTGCATAAGAGCAAGATTGAGAATGGTCTCTGCTATGTTTTCGTTCCCCATACTACTGCCGGGATTACCATCAATGAGAATGCAGATCCCAGTGTCAGGCAGGATATTCTGATGGGGCTGGATAAGCTGGTTCCCTGGCAGGGTGATTATACTCATCTGGAAGGGAATGCTGCTGCCCACATTAAGGCCAGTTTGGTAGGCTCCTCGGAGACAATCCCTATAGAGAAGGGAGACCTCGTCCTGGGCACATGGCAGGGAGTCTTCTTTGCCGAATTTGACGGCCCCAGGCGCAGAGAAGTCTGGATAAAAATAAAAAAGGGGTCAGAGTGATTTTTTGAGCTTTCCTTTCGGTCGCAGTACAGAAAAAAAGGGGACAGTCCCCTTTTTAGAGGTAGGCGCGGTAGTCCATTTCAGGAAAGATGTTGTCTCTGTATTCGAGGTCGTTAAGGAAGTTTTCGTCGATTCTGTTATTTTTTATCTCTTCATACAATCTGTTGAACTGGTGGATATGGTTGCGCGTTCTCTTTTCAGCATATTCGACCATTCTGCCAGTGGTCATAATGAATGCCCAATCTGAAGCCTGAGCCAGAAGCAATTCTCTGGCAGCCTGATTCAACGCTCGCTTTTTCACTCCCCTTGCCTCTGGGTTCTCGTCGGTTATTTCTACCATTCTCTCAGTAACCTTGTGCAGGTGTCGGTAAATCCAGTCATTGTTTCTGTTCAGCCAGACCTCATTATATCCTTTATCTCCCCAGCTGGACATAGAAGGTGTTATTACCTGATTTTTTGGATTCTCATTTAAATACTCTGAGGGAGTGACCGGTCTAAGTGTAGTTTGGTCATAATGTATTTTTCGGAAGAGGAAATTGAGGAAATCGGGACCTTCGTACCACCAGTGGCCAAAAAGTTCAGCATCGTAAGGAGCCACGATAATCGGTTTACGGCCCATAAAATCGTATAAATACTCCACCTGCTTTTCTCTATTAAAGATAAAATTTCCCGCATGCTCAGCCGCAGCCTCCAGAGCTTCTTGGGGATGGTAGGGTTCTTTCTTATCCAGGGCTACTTTACCTGTGATTTTATGATACTTGATTCCTACATTTCTCCTTATGCCATCAGAGTGGAGATACGGACGGATGTAGTTGTAATCCAGGTCATAACCTAGATCTCTGTAGAATTCCCTATAGCGAAAATCTCCAGGGTAACCGGTCTCAGCGCTCCACACCTGCAGGGAAGACTCAACGTCGCGGCCAAATGCTACCACTCCCGAAGGGCAATAGACCGGAGCAAAAACAGCATAGCGGGGTCGGGGAGTGCCGTAGATAATCCCGTGAGTGTCGAGAAAGAAGAATCGCAAATTCTCTTCTTTTAGAATTTCGTCGTCTCCTGGATTGTAGGCGCACTCGGAGAGCCAAATTCCCTTTGGCCGATGACCAAATTTAAATAGATGGTCTCGCATTGCTATCCTTACCTGAGCTCGAACAGCACGGCGGTATACCATAAGAGGGAGAAATCCATGAGTGGCGCAACAGGTTATGACTTCAATTTTTCCCAGGTCCTGGAATTTACGGAAAGCATTGAGGAGATTCCCATTATACTTCTCTTCGAAAATAAACCGCACTTCTTTCAATCTCTTCTCATACATTTGGGCAGCTTCCTGAAACTCAGGCTGTTTTCTTACGCGGATTTGTTCCTTCTCCGTTAGCTCAATCAACTTAGACAAATGACGCAAATATCGACTCTGAAGTAAAGGGTCGGAAAACATTGCTGTCAAGGTTGGGCTAATGGAAATGGTCAGTCTGAAATCTACTCCGTCATTTATTAATCCATCTAAAACCCTAATTAGAGGAATATATGTTTCAGTTAGAGCTTCGTAGAGCCAATCTTCTTCAAGAAAGTCCTCGTGTTCAGGATGGCGAACAAAAGGAAGATGGGCGTGAAGGAGAAGACATAAGTATCCTTTTTCCATAGTTTTTTCCTGGATCATAATGTGAATGCTATTTGGGCTTACGGGAGGTAGGGATAGGAGAGCCTACGCCAAGAGGTAAGATTTCTTCCAGACGCCGGGAAAGGATTTTCATTGCCTCCTCAGTGCTTAAGCCAGACTTATCAAGATGCATCTTTTTTACCAGTTTCTCAAACTCTTCTTTTACAATCATCCATTCCTCGTCGCCGATTTCGGATATCTTTCCTTTGGGCAGGGAAACCGCGTTGGAACGGGCAAGGGTGATGAACTCACCCTCTTCAGTTAGAAGTCCGATGTCGCTCAAGTAGGTACGGCCACTTTCTGGCACTTGAAAATACCAATTACCGATTTCTGAATATACTTTCACATCAAATTGCTTATGAGCGTTTCTGCCATTGAACACAATATCAGTCACATCATAAAATCTAAGGGTTAAGCTGCTTCTGGAAAATATCCCCTCTCCTCGTTTCTTCCTGGTTTCTTCTTTACTTACCTCATTAATCTCCCAATAGGCATAAATCCATCTGGGATCGCGGGGTAAAAGAGCTATTTTAGTCTCTCCATAACGTTCCTGAAGCGGGGCACCCCGGTCAATGAATAGACTTACCCTTTCTTCCTTTTCAGCTGGAGGAGGTGGCTGGAGAGAAGTTTTGGCAGTTTCTGGCTCGCTTTCTTCCTTAAAGATAATCTTCTTATACCTTTCTTTTGCTCCCTTTACTCCGTACTTACTGACCAGTTTCTGCCAGGGCGTTAATTTTCTATATTTTCTGGCCTTTTTTCTCTTTTTCATGTCAATTATATTTACCAAATCCAAAGCCTTTTGTCAAGAAAATTCTGGGGATTGATGTTACAATGCTTAATTATTTTTTTCTGTTATGCTTGATTGCTTGAGAAGATGCTCGAGTAGGCTTAAAGGGAGAGGCTAATTATCTCTATATTCCCTGATTCAGCATCTATAGTTAATAGTCTGTTATGCAGCAGTTTATCGATTCCCAGCAGGACCTTTATGACTTCTTGGGCCTGAAACGAAGCAACGATACTGGCTGTAGTAGGAGGAGTTCCCAGGTCACTCTCACTTCCCACCTCTGGAGCCCTATCGCGTGAACCATAAATCCTTATCAATCCTTCATCTTCTGGCAATATGGTGGTGACCTGTCCGTAGAATCCGGCTATAGCGCCGTGAACTAAGGGAAGACCTTCTTTTTTAGATGCTGCTTCTAAGATAAAACGGGCGCCTATTTCACCTAAAGCGTCCACAATGACATTTGCCCCTTTTATCAATCGGGTGGCATTCTCTTCGGTAATATGACGAGAAAAAGAAGTCACTTCAACTCCTGAGTTAATCTGCCCTACTCTCTCCACTGCTGCCTGAGACTTATTCTGTCTAAGGTTCTTTTCCTGACAGAGCAGATGTCGATTGATATTACTATCTTCAAAGGAGTCTCCATCAACTACTATGAGATGTCCCACACCCATTCTAGCCAAGAGCTCCGTAACTGTTCCTCCCAGACCTCCGGCACCAGCTATAACCACTTTTGACCTGAGTAGCTTAATTTGACCCTCGATTCCCACTGTTCCGATATTTCTCTGGTAGCGTTCAGGAACTACCTCCTTCTCTAAGGCAGCAATTTCTACTTCTTTTCCCAGAACTTTCTTCTTATTGGCAATCTTTCTTACTGCTTCGATAGAGAGGCTTTCATACTCCTTTCCATCGGGAGCGATTGCCTTTCGGACCAGGCTTCTTATTTCCTCAAAGAGTCCATTTGCCATAGTTTCAACCACTCGCAATCTTAGGCAGATTTTACTCAGATTAAGAAAAAAATATCATAAATTAACTGTTATTGTCAACTTAAATTTATGTTGATTTTATTTAAAAGTTTTGTTAGTATACATTATAAATTACACTGGTCGGTCGTCCTTTAGGATGACGAGGAGTAGCGAAGCAGAGCTTCGCGTTTTGGCACTCTGTCCCGAGGCCGGGACCGAATCGGGAAAGAGTGCCTGACCGCACAGACAGGGAATAGAAATGCGGATTCTGGTGACTAATGATGATGGAATACATGGTAAGGGGTTTGAGTCCCTGGTTCGAGCATTATCAACACTTGGTGAAG includes these proteins:
- a CDS encoding 1,4-alpha-glucan branching protein domain-containing protein, whose protein sequence is MEKGYLCLLLHAHLPFVRHPEHEDFLEEDWLYEALTETYIPLIRVLDGLINDGVDFRLTISISPTLTAMFSDPLLQSRYLRHLSKLIELTEKEQIRVRKQPEFQEAAQMYEKRLKEVRFIFEEKYNGNLLNAFRKFQDLGKIEVITCCATHGFLPLMVYRRAVRAQVRIAMRDHLFKFGHRPKGIWLSECAYNPGDDEILKEENLRFFFLDTHGIIYGTPRPRYAVFAPVYCPSGVVAFGRDVESSLQVWSAETGYPGDFRYREFYRDLGYDLDYNYIRPYLHSDGIRRNVGIKYHKITGKVALDKKEPYHPQEALEAAAEHAGNFIFNREKQVEYLYDFMGRKPIIVAPYDAELFGHWWYEGPDFLNFLFRKIHYDQTTLRPVTPSEYLNENPKNQVITPSMSSWGDKGYNEVWLNRNNDWIYRHLHKVTERMVEITDENPEARGVKKRALNQAARELLLAQASDWAFIMTTGRMVEYAEKRTRNHIHQFNRLYEEIKNNRIDENFLNDLEYRDNIFPEMDYRAYL
- a CDS encoding DUF4912 domain-containing protein, which encodes MKKRKKARKYRKLTPWQKLVSKYGVKGAKERYKKIIFKEESEPETAKTSLQPPPPAEKEERVSLFIDRGAPLQERYGETKIALLPRDPRWIYAYWEINEVSKEETRKKRGEGIFSRSSLTLRFYDVTDIVFNGRNAHKQFDVKVYSEIGNWYFQVPESGRTYLSDIGLLTEEGEFITLARSNAVSLPKGKISEIGDEEWMIVKEEFEKLVKKMHLDKSGLSTEEAMKILSRRLEEILPLGVGSPIPTSRKPK
- a CDS encoding HesA/MoeB/ThiF family protein, which codes for MVETMANGLFEEIRSLVRKAIAPDGKEYESLSIEAVRKIANKKKVLGKEVEIAALEKEVVPERYQRNIGTVGIEGQIKLLRSKVVIAGAGGLGGTVTELLARMGVGHLIVVDGDSFEDSNINRHLLCQEKNLRQNKSQAAVERVGQINSGVEVTSFSRHITEENATRLIKGANVIVDALGEIGARFILEAASKKEGLPLVHGAIAGFYGQVTTILPEDEGLIRIYGSRDRAPEVGSESDLGTPPTTASIVASFQAQEVIKVLLGIDKLLHNRLLTIDAESGNIEIISLSL